Below is a genomic region from Neisseria arctica.
GATTGCTTATCTCTGCATGTACTTTATCAATTTCCGCTAAAACATCATCACTCAAGATGACATTAACGCTGTCGATATTTTCCCGCAATTGTTCCAATGAAGTGGCTCCGATAATGTTGGCGGCAACAAAGGGGCGGCTGTTCACGAAAGCAAGGGCAAGTGTGGCCGGAGTGAGCCCGGCGGCCTCGGCAATTTGGGCATAGCGTTCGGCAGCGGCAATGCCTTGGAGGTTGTTGTAACGTTGGAAGCGTTCGAACAGTGTGAGGCGTGCGCCGTCGGGGCGATTGCCGTGACGGTATTTACCGGTCAACCTGCCGAAAGCTAATGGCGAATAGGCTAATAGGGGAATATGTTCCCTTAGGGAAATTTCCGCCATGCCGACTTCATAGCTGCGGTTTAGTAAGTTGTAGGGGTTTTGTACCGATGCAACTCGCGGAGAACCGGGTAAAGATTCATGTGTACTGAGATGTCGCATCACGCCCCATGGTGTTTCGTTTGATAAGCCGTAGGCACGGATTTTGCCTTCCCGAACTAGTCCTTGCATGGTTTCAACAATACGGGTGAAGGATTCGAACCGCTCGTTTTCATCCGGCTTGGCAAAACCCAGTTTGCCGAAGAAATTAGCTTGCCTGTCGGGCCAGTGAAGCTGGTAAAGGTCGATATAGTCGGTGTTTAGCCTTTGCAAACTGGCATGACAGGCCTCGATAATTTGCTGCGGGGAAAAGTCATTACTGCCGCCGCGGATATGGCCACCGAAATTATTTAGCCCGACCGGCCCCGCTATCTTGGTTGCCAATACAAAATCATCGCGTTTGCCGCGGGCTTGAATCCACGAACCGATGTATTGTTCGGTGGTAGCGTAGGTTTCTGCTTTGGGTGGTACGGGATAGAGTTCGGCAGTATCGATAAAATTTACGCCTTGCGAAAGCGCATAATCGAGTTGCTCATGCGCTTGGGCTTCGGTATTTTGCTCGCCCCAAGTCATAGTGCCGAGACAGATTTTGCTGACTTGGATGCCGGTTTTGCCGAGCTCATTGTATTGCATGGTGTTCTCCGGGTTATTTAGCGGCGGCGTTGTTGCACTTTACGGCTGATATGGCTTACGGCTTTTTGAACCAGATAGGCAACAACAATTTGTTTGATTCTTCGCATTAACATAGCGGTATCCTTAAGAAAAGATAGGAAGAAAAGCCGTTTTTATTTGCTTGCCGACAAATAGGTAGGCCGTCTGAAACTTTCAGACGGCCTTTACATTGTGTTAGAGCAATACTTTTTCAATACCTCCGTTGGTTGCCCGTTCTATAAAATCCTGTTGCCAGTTGTCTCCAAGTATATGTTTGGCCATTTCGATAACAATGTAATCGGCTTCGATATTGTTATCATCGCTATAACGGCTCAAACCTTGCAGACAAGCAGGGCAGGAAGTGAGGATTTTCACTTCTTCGGCAGCAGGCAGTGCCGCCAGATTTTTGGTAATTTCTTCTTGTTTGCGGAATTTCACCTGTGTGGCGATATCCGGTCTTTTCACCGCAAACATACCGCTTTCGCCGCAGCAACGGTCACTGAGTAAAACTTCCTGTCCCATCAGTTTGCTGGTGAGCTGGGTGGGGTTGGTTGTTTTGATCGGCGTGTGGCAGGGATCGTGGTAAAGATATTGTTTGCCGGCGACACCGTCGAGTTTGATGCCTTTTTCAAGCAGAAACTCGTGGATGTCGATAATACGGCAGCCGGGAAAAATTTCTTCAAATCGGTATTTTTCCAATTGGTCGTAACAAGTGCCGCAGCTGACCACCACGGTTTTAATGTCGAGGTAGTTGAGGGTATTGGAGACACGGTGGAACAATACGCGGTTTTCGGTAGTGATTTTTTCGGCTTTGTCTGCCATACCGCCGGCATCTTGCGGATAGCCGCAGCACAGATAACCCGGGGGCAGTACGGTTTGTACCCCGGCATGCCACAACATGGCTTGAGTTGCCAAACCCACTTGACTGAACAGACGTTCGGAACCGCATCCCGGAAAATAAAATACGGCTTCACTGTCTTCGGATAAGGTAGGATTACGAATAATCGGTACGGTTTTGTTGTCTTCCACACCCAATAGCGCGCGAGCTGTTTTCAGTGGTACGTTGCGCGGCAGGGGGCGGTTGATAAAATGAACGACTTGTTCTTTGATCGGCGTGCTGCCCAAAGTGGCTTTTGGGGCTTCTTTTTGTTTGTTCAAGCCCAAATGAAACTTTCGTCCCATCTTATAGCCCCAGTTTTGCAGGCGGAAACCGGCATCTACTACGCTTTTACGCAATACGTTTACGGTACGCGGATCTGTGGCGTTGAGAAAAGCCATGCCGGCGGCAACGGCGGGATTGAATTTGCGTTTGCCCGATTTGCGCAAATAATTGCGGATGGCAACTGTTACATCACCGAAATCAATATTGACCGGGCAAGGTTTGACGCAGCGGTGGCATACGGTGCAATGGTCGCCTACGTCGCTGAGTTCGTCGAAGTGGCGCAGCGATACGCCGCGGCGCGTTTGTTCTTCGTATAAAAAGGCTTCAGTAAGCAGGCCGACACCGAGGATTTTGTTACGCGGGCTGTAAAGCAGGTTAGCACGCGGTACATGGGTAGAGCAGACGGGTTTGCACTTGCCACAGCGCAGGCAGTCTTTCACCGATTCGGCAATGGTGCCGAGATCGGATTTTTCCATAATCAGAGATTCTACGCCCAGCAGTTCGAACGAAGGTGTATAGGCGTGGCGCAAATCGGCACCGCGCAT
It encodes:
- a CDS encoding NADP(H)-dependent aldo-keto reductase; this encodes MQYNELGKTGIQVSKICLGTMTWGEQNTEAQAHEQLDYALSQGVNFIDTAELYPVPPKAETYATTEQYIGSWIQARGKRDDFVLATKIAGPVGLNNFGGHIRGGSNDFSPQQIIEACHASLQRLNTDYIDLYQLHWPDRQANFFGKLGFAKPDENERFESFTRIVETMQGLVREGKIRAYGLSNETPWGVMRHLSTHESLPGSPRVASVQNPYNLLNRSYEVGMAEISLREHIPLLAYSPLAFGRLTGKYRHGNRPDGARLTLFERFQRYNNLQGIAAAERYAQIAEAAGLTPATLALAFVNSRPFVAANIIGATSLEQLRENIDSVNVILSDDVLAEIDKVHAEISNPCP